Part of the Quercus lobata isolate SW786 chromosome 6, ValleyOak3.0 Primary Assembly, whole genome shotgun sequence genome, ttttcatttagttgCATCCACTTGCATCAGCtgtgatggcccttaaaataatccttatataatctttatatatgcttaaggttgtgagaaaagaaagcctaaacatgtATACACGGATATGTgtgaaatcaaatctgaaaaactgattttcgtaaatctcgatagataagTTATCTATCGAGCAACTATTGAGCATCGGGCTGAAGAtcccttttaaacctcgataaatGCTAtttgtcgagctagctgtcgagctttaaaatccagcactttttcacttgtttcttggacaaatttgcatagctttaacacttggacttcAACTCATGttccttgaaatattaaacacatcttagatctacccaattacaagtaaagttgtcaaaggattagccaattctagatgacatatgttcctaacataaTTCACATACGTCCTAACAATCCATAAATTTGCTTCCTTCACTGTTAGCTTTGATGGTGTGAAATTTGCTACCTAAAATTCTTCAATTACCTCTTTTGCTTTATTGATAATCATACCAGCCAATTGAGTTGGTTTCCCAAGTCGAACTTGATTCTTGTTATACCAAATACACCAAGCGATAGTTATAATCAATTCTAGTACATCATTGCCCACGTGTTGCACAAACCTAAGATGCCACAAGAGATCAATAAATTCATGGAAGTGTACACCATGCATGTCAAGAGGAAGAGCAGACAAAGAACAAATATCTCAAGTTTTGGCACAATGCCAGAATAGGTGGCCACTGCTCTCAGCTTCCAAGCCGCAAGCCTCACATATTGGACTATCAATAACTTTCCGATGACAAAGGATCACTTTTGTAGGAAGTATATTATGGCTCGCACGCCAAgcaaaattcttaattttatttggaaCATTGAGACCCCATAGAGATTTACAGAATAATTTACAATTCTGTGTATTTGAGGTTTCAGGGACAAGACCAGAGGTGGAAGAAATGGCCACCTTGTAAGCACTACGCACTATGATTTCCATTTTccaactaattaaaataaataccCCCTTACCTAAACTTGGAAAATGATAAAGATAACTTTGAGGACTTTTCTTTGGGATTAgaatacaaattttttgtttcacactaCTATCATGGTCTGGGGGACAATTATCTAGAAGGTACTATTAAAACTGTATGagttgggcctatggcccaatttGAGGATATTAAACAATTCGAGGATGATCAAATAAAGTTATAATGGGAATGGTATAAGAAGAAGGAATAAAGATTGTATATGATAGTCCAAAatacgtccgaggagaaaagtcatcTCGGAAATGGAGACCCAAGATCAGTAAGAATGTCTTATCATCCTGGACCCTCTTCAAGGTTGCATCACCACCAAGAGTCGGACATTGGATAAGAGATAAGCAAAGgggaggcaacaaatatcttcaaaagctactacctccacattaaatgcctcccaactaactctctggccgcattaatgtggagatgatacctgaacagtggtcaagcagccttacagttactagttgatggttttgggaggtgttggatgggacaagaaggagttcctagaatctaacctacacgtgtatagtggggatgataccaagattgtagtatatagcatgggAAGGTGGCCTAGAGGAGGAGGAtcaagaaaaatcaagaaatctttgtaataataCTGTGAACttttgtaactttgttcatAAATAAGACATTATAACATAAGCTCCTCAGGCCGTGCCGAggatatattttcttattttacttgTGTTTAATGATCTTAATTCagcaacttttattttctttcttctggAGTAGGATtagttctttcacccacgctctacaaattcattatttggaCTGAAACCCAATCCTATACTGGGTCTAATCCAAATTCAGTCCTTACACATGGTATGCATtaaggtattaaaaaaaaaaaaaaaaaattaagtaataagCAGTATGGATCATGCTAGAATGGCGGTGCATCATTCATCATGGACTTTTTACCATTATGTATTCTCAAATAACATATACTCCATCTATCCCAATTTGTTTAtcttatttcaaaaatctaactttttaagggaatataatttattatcttaTCTGCTgtataaaaaatgtataaatttccaaaaggcaaaaatacacttttggtccctacattttgggtcaattctcattttggtccctaaattgattttgctaCTAATCTAgtccctaaaaaaagaaaatcaattctattttggtccctgtCGTCAACCCACTAACGGAAACCTCCTACGtggcattttaaaaatatttcaaccCAATGACGTGGCCattgaaatattattaaaaaaaattatttggcattttttaaatgccacgtcagcaaaaaaagccatgtcagaaaatttaaaaaattaaattaaattaaaaaaaccttaaatctaatttaattaaaaaaaattcttactgTTCTTCAACTTGTTCTTCATTTTACAATTTGTTCTTCATATTcttcccaaatcaaacccagcaaccaagAACTCAAACCTAGATCACTAGGAcataaatgaaaacaagaagaaaaaacctAAATTCAACACTGTAatgactcaatttgtaacgaccccaaaatggtattgggttcgcacgtttaaggcccaaacaataaaatttgtagaacgtgggctgaaaggctaggccttggtcaccggacggtggttagtcatggtactCGTGGTGGACGCGCAGAGATGAGCTAAGGTTATCCGTGGATCttgtccatgaagcttaatatttttattcttcctcTCCCTTTTTTGGATACCCTGGTTTTAGGCCCCCTTTTTTTGGCACATAagcctttacattatatagcctttCTCGGTTaatcctgaccttccatctgttgatcaggcaggtacctgttcgagtacctgtcccatcagtcGCCTCCCcctactttttgttagttgcaataaccgaaaccacactgttcaggagtcttttcccatcaatatgGCTTGGACATTtgtgggcgcattcaatgcggaggtgacgtctttttCTTGAACCACTCCTACTTCGTACCCCCATgtgagtcccattctactcgccttttcttctaGGGGTGCTTTGGAGGTTGCCTTTGACGACATGTCGCttttccctttgaagtcttgggatgccgaggacagggttaTCCTCGGCTGCAtttctaggctatttggtctttcactaCTTGTCCTCAGCAACTACTCTCCTCAGCACGAGCCCTGggtcctaatggaaagtgggccgagTAATAAGTTCTCTAGCCCCACAAACACCTTAGAGATCATCAAACCCAACACCATCAAATCTACTACAAATCAAGACCATTgaattcttcatgttctttccCAAATTCTAACACAATCAACATTGAATTCTCCAGCAAATCAAACCTATAAACCCAGTAAACAAACCAACCCAGATCAAGAAACCAATCACAACAAACCTAGATCAAcacaatcaaacccaaaccaaCACAATTAAACCTAGATCCCACCATCACTGATCAACACAGtcaaaccaccaccaccccgCCGATCAAAAACATTTCTCCAAAACATGAACTTCAGctcaaaaacccacaaaaattcCCAAACATGACCACTACTGCCACCAATTAGTCACCAAACTCATCGAATCAGTCACCAAACCTATCGTTTAGTCAACAAACCCATAACAATAAAGtcaccaaacccaccaccaccattgttTATCAAacaagagagaggaagagggaTTTCACAATCATCAACGGTCTGGGACAGAGGCCGAGATCGAGCTTCATTATGGTCGAGACGGTGGCCGAGATCGAGCTTCATTCTCTCTAAACCACCACAATTAAACCCATATCCCACCATCACTGACCAACATAatcaaaccaccaccaccccaaCAATCAAAAACATTTCTCTAGAACATGAATTTCAActcaaaaacccacaaaaattcCCAAACATGACCACCACTGCCACCGATTAGTCACCAAACCCACCGAACCAGTCACCAAACCCATCGATCAGTCAACAAACCCATAACAACAAAGTCACCAAACCCACTACCACCATCGTTGATCAAACAAGGGAGAGGAAGAGGGATTTCACAATCATCAACGAACCGAGAGGCCGAGACAGTGGCCGAGACAGTGGCCGAGATCAAGGTTCATTCTCTCTAAACCACCACCAGCCCCCTTCCTCTAAATTTGCTAAAAACCGccggctctctctctctctctctctctcaaatcaaggtttaaaatggtctaatgataataataaaaaaaaatcatttgatgatttttaaagtaaataCACTTGAAACTAAAATGgtctaataataatttttttttgaattttctagttaatttaattagattaataataataaaaaaatttaaaactaaaaaagtaaatttttgtttgtttttgattttttttaaattaaaattaaaattgtggaattaaattttttttgttttaattttttattaattaaaatactaacatgacatttaaaaaatgccaaataatttttttaataatattttaatggtcaCATTAGTGCCACATTACCACCACGTCAGCAAGTAGGTTTCTCTGTTTGCCACATTGGAGGTTTTCATTAGTGGGTTGatggtagggactaaaatagaatcaattttctttttttagggacTATATTAGTAGCAAAAttaatttagggaccaaaatgagaattgacccaaaatgtaaggaccaaaagtaTATTTTCGCCTTTTAAAAActatccttaaataaatttatcaaaaatggttttgaaaataaagataTGAATGTATAAATCCACTTTTCTTGCATCTTATATATGTGGCCACATAATTTTATGAGAACTAAATTTATttatctgtattttcattaagaaaaatatttatgcGTGTATTATTTCTATTCAAATAATGATAAAGGGATGTGGATGGTTCATCACAATCatcatatgaattttttttacttttcgtAACCTTTCATAATCAACTTAATAATTGATGTTgattctatattaaaaaaatttggggtaGCCTTGTACATGGGTAGATCACAACCTAGAAGGGTACGGAAGTCTTCTCCTCTTAACAGTTCACTCACACGGatagatataattttattttaattttttgagaaggatATAATGATATATCttaataataatcattttaaaGTGATATAAATGAATGCACCTCACTTCTTCAAAAGTCTACAGTCTACTCTAACGAGGAACTTGCTCCGAAAAGTGATGTAAATTATGTTGAGAAAGAAAAGCGAACCTGTGACTTTGAAATCGTTGACTAATAAATTGGATAAGCTGGTATATGCCGTTAGATGCTGGCGTTGATTTCAGAGATTTCTATATAGCCGCCCTTTCTCCTCATTATTCTTCATCCCCAACACAACACCAACTCCATCGATTTCTCTCTCTGCTCTCCTCGCCTTTGAATTCAAGAAggttagtctctctctctctgccttaTACTGTCATGAAAACTCTATGAGAATTCCTTGCTTTTTGGAACTGGTTTCATTGGATACCAGAACCATTTTTATAAGATATCACAGTAGTACTACTTTTTGTATAAAGGTTATCATCACCATGTTGTAGGGcacccttcttttttttgaagatgGAGAGCCATACCCATCCATTTATCCCTTTATCTAACTagcttttttatatatattttttaattaaaaaaaatatatcaaatattacTAATAGACTTCCCCTTTTGTTCATTCATCTACATAGACTACataatttgatcattttattcTTTGGCCAAATAGGATATAGTCATTATATATACTTGCCAAGGGCTAAGCTACTGAAATCCTTGTGAAGGAACAGAGGCTTACATTTAAGTTTAACACACACATGTGCCATCTCTTTTGTTTCTAATCCTTTTGGTTTACACACTATTTCTTGTTCGTGTTTCAATGTTTCCTGTCATTATTGGCTAACAACTTTGCTAGAGTTTTCGTAATTAACGTTGACAATGAGTTGAACTATGGCATGGgctaccaaaataaaaatataattaagaaattttgtttttcttatctGTTTATTCTTTATAAAAGATCTAGGCGGACCCAATAAGTTGAagttatctaaaaaaaaatttagtatatattctattaaaaaaataccttatatatatatatatatatataaccagtTGTTTTATTGGACGACCTAGAGTTCAAGTCTCCTGTACTGTAGGTCCACAATTAGGTACAAGTCTCCTAGTCCACGAATTATTTGTTAAGCTATCCAATTTGACAAGCTGTTCTTGCAACTTGGCCTTACACGGTAGCCACAGGATTGGTCTAGTGGTCCAACACTTCAACGCATTGAACGCTACTTTTAAGACACTCAACTCCTAAAAATTACCACCTATCACCCCCTATGTCTgcaactttgttttttttattttttttatttttaagttgttttaaTCTGGGATgccataattttaaaaacaaatgatggctagaattttttttctaaatgaaaattaaattatagaagagtgaaaatataattgttagtAGTGTAAAATGGTTATAGTaaagcaaaatgaaaagaaattttctGAAAGCTAATTACTTGAGAATTACAGTATTAGGATTAGTCGGTCCATCCATTCCATCCTTATATTAGCATAATTAATTAGcttccccctcccccccccaaaaaaaaaaaaaaaaaaaaaaaaaaaaaaactaatacaaTTTCTCCCCCAGGCTTttgttgtaaagaaaaaaatatatatctttttttttataattaaaaaatctcaattttaaAAGTCcaaatgatatttattttttattttttaaaattttcctgcATCTAATACTCAATTAAAtgatgtttatatatttttctcataaaaaattgatgtttatataaaattttcaaaaaaaaaaaatcaagtaaaatgGTACACATACATATCAACCGCACACACAATCACAATAAATTTGTGCCtacaaatcaataaattattggCATGTGTAttgtctttttcaaaaaatgtatattatatCTATATTTGAGTATTAATGGTTCCTTAACGTACATGTGTTTTAGGAAAttcattaattagtttttttatttttatttgattttttaataccTTTTAAGGAATTTATGTTAAGATAATATTagagattataaattttactgAGTTgatttaaaagtaattttagtcgtttcttttttgtttatcgATGGCGGAATAAAATAGTAAGGACGTCGTTATCTATTCCTTGCGGACAAACAATAGTTTAAGTTGGGCTGATTGGTCCACTAAATGAACATGCTGTTTTTTGTCCTCATTGTCTGGGTGCGTAGATATAAAAGTAgaaattgaagggaaaaaacataaaatagttCTCATAGACTAGTCATACCATTAGCATTTTACCATGCAGAAACTGTTGGAGGAAGACTTATTATTCATTAAATGtaaattctttttaatgttgtttcaatctaggatgtcataattgaaaattataattgaatATCAAAAGTGTGAGGAGTATAATCGTTAGTTCAATAAAAAGTTGTAGTTCagcaagaacaaaagaaatattATGAACACTAGCtagtttatttgataataattaGGACAGAGATGATATGTTATGTTTTGGGTACATTAACCCAGCCTAGatctcacaaatcacaataaatgTATGGAACCAAAAAATAGTATTCTTTTGTCTGTTAGGTAGCATAGTCACCttagacaaatatatatatttaatttaccACTTGGAAGTTTGTtccaaggaagaaaaaaaaaaatctcattggAAAAGTcaaaatgataattaattttttatttttatatgaatttatgtACCTTTCGtggaattttttgttatttggttGTTTGTTGCACTCTCTGTCTATTCCTCGCTGACAGACAATAGTATGTCCAAtaattcaatattattttttattttattataataagtcaataattcaatattattttttattttattataataagtCAATAATTCAATATTCTTTTCATGTCATCGTTATCTTCGTCCGtacaaacagaaacaaaaaaggTAAAATTCTCATaccatcaacatttttttttgtgtgtgtgtgcaggAAATTGTTGGACGAAGAcctgtaaaatataaaaagtaacaagATCCTGCCGCCATGGCTAAAAACCAATTGGGAGTGCTTAATGCACTCGATGTGGCCAAGACACAATGGTACCATTTCACCGCAATTGTGATTGCTGGAATGGGGTTTTTCACAGATGCATACGACTTGTTTTGCGTCTCCCTTGTCACGAAGTTACTCGGCCGCATATACTACACAGCACCAGCTATTCCTAATGTGACAGGTAAGCCTGGTTCATTGCCTCCTAATGTGGCTGATGCTGTTAACGGTGTCGCTCTTTGTGGCACTCTTGCTGGTCAGCTTTTCTTCGGTTGGCTTGGTGACAAATTGGGAAGAAAGAAAGTGTATGGTATAACCCTTATTCTCATGGTAGTCTGTTCCATTGGCTCTGGGCTCTCCTTTGGAAAGAAACGAGAAGGTGTCATAGCCACTTTGTGTTTCTTCCGGTTTTGGCTTGGATTTGGCATTGGTGGTGATTATCCTCTTTCCGCTACAATTATGTCAGAATATGCGAACAAAAAGACTCGTGGGGCGTTTATTGCTGCAGTGTTTGCCATGCAgggatttggaattttgggcGGTGGGATTGTTGCTTTAATAGTTTCAAGCGCGTTCAGAAACAAATACGACTCACCATCATTCAACGAAAATCCGGACCTCTCCTTGCCTGAACAATCTGATTATGTATGGCGCATAATTGTCATGTTTGGGGCTGTCCCAGCAGCTCTCACATACTACTGGCGTATGAAAATGCCCGAGACAGCTCGTTACACTGCTCTTGTTGCCAAGAACGCAAAACAGGCTGCTGCAGACATGTCTATGGTGCTACAAGTTACTCTTGATGCTGAAGAGGAGAAGGTGGAGAGGATGGCTCAGGAGCCATCAAATTCCTTTGGTTTATTCTCCAAGGAATTCGCCAAACGCCACGGGCGTCACTTGCTTGGAACAACTGCTACTTGGTTCTTGCTGGACATTGCATTCTACAGCCAAAATCTTTTCCAAAAGGATATCTTCTCCGCTATTGGATGGATTCCATCAGCAGGGTCAATGAGCGCACTTGACGAGGTTTTCAAGATTGCAAAGGCACAAACACTTATAGCATTGTGCAGTACCGTGCCTGGATATTGGTTCACAGTGGCATTTATTGATCATCTTGGACGGTTCACAATCCAATTGATGGGTTTCTTTTTCATGACTGTGTTTATGTTTGCGATTGGTATCCCTTACCATCATTGGACTCTAAAACCCAACCATCTCGGCTTCGTGGTAATGTACTCCTTCACATTTTTCTTCGCCAACTTCGGACCAAACGCTACGACGTTTATTGTGCCAGCAGAAATTTTCCCTGCAAGACTAAGGTCTACATGTCATGGAATATCAGCCGCATGTGGTAAGGCAGGAGCTATAGTTGGCGCCTTTGGATTCTTGTATGCTGCACAAAGCCAAGACCCTGCCAAAGTAGACGCTGGGTACCCTACTGGTATCGGGGTGAAGAATTCGCTTATTGCGCTTGGCTGTATTAACTTCTTGGGAATGTTGTTTACCTTTTTGGTGCCAGAACCTAAGGGAAAATCATTGGAGGAGATTACTGGTGAGGACGACGGTGAAGGGGGTGAGACAGAGACTGGCACTAGTAGGACTAGGACTGCTCcagtttgatttggttttgattacTGAAAGAATTCATCTCAGATTTACATGAAGGGTAGCTTTGATTTGTggttttcaaatttataagcttatatatgATCCATATGCAATAATGCTGTAGATATTTGCTTTGTACTGCTTTAATTCAAAAGCGTTAT contains:
- the LOC115994484 gene encoding probable inorganic phosphate transporter 1-3, encoding MAKNQLGVLNALDVAKTQWYHFTAIVIAGMGFFTDAYDLFCVSLVTKLLGRIYYTAPAIPNVTGKPGSLPPNVADAVNGVALCGTLAGQLFFGWLGDKLGRKKVYGITLILMVVCSIGSGLSFGKKREGVIATLCFFRFWLGFGIGGDYPLSATIMSEYANKKTRGAFIAAVFAMQGFGILGGGIVALIVSSAFRNKYDSPSFNENPDLSLPEQSDYVWRIIVMFGAVPAALTYYWRMKMPETARYTALVAKNAKQAAADMSMVLQVTLDAEEEKVERMAQEPSNSFGLFSKEFAKRHGRHLLGTTATWFLLDIAFYSQNLFQKDIFSAIGWIPSAGSMSALDEVFKIAKAQTLIALCSTVPGYWFTVAFIDHLGRFTIQLMGFFFMTVFMFAIGIPYHHWTLKPNHLGFVVMYSFTFFFANFGPNATTFIVPAEIFPARLRSTCHGISAACGKAGAIVGAFGFLYAAQSQDPAKVDAGYPTGIGVKNSLIALGCINFLGMLFTFLVPEPKGKSLEEITGEDDGEGGETETGTSRTRTAPV